From Asterias amurensis chromosome 3, ASM3211899v1, a single genomic window includes:
- the LOC139934331 gene encoding uncharacterized protein, which yields MGKTKKSKTSITPPAGTDQSTLKKHGKSTTHIKSLKAATLKTPSSVKPVKTIESLMSNGQEKSAKKCTRITFKFKKQDGLLATVNRKGSTKKSVTHDELKRVTKFKKSTNLKKLAKVEKTVKLKTSSCTKLRTTTKTRRTPVESEEMTRLKTIAVKGLFKKYTNLKKPTVVNGLLRKSTNLKKPAKAKKNVKTKTLAYSKLRTTTKLRTPVESEEAAILKTTVVNGLLKKSTSFKKRAKKEKTVGVKTPCVCINLRPPTKSRTTSVESEEADRLKTTVNRLLRKSTSFKKQAKVEKTAAIKTPARSTLKAPTELRTPVESEEVDRLKTTVVNGLFRKSTNFKKQAKVGKAVPIKTPVCTKSKAPTEFRTPVESEEAARLKTTVVNGLLKKSSSFKKPAKKKKLVGVKTPGACTNLRPPTESRWTSVESEEVARSETTVVNRLSRKSTSFKKQAKVQKNVKIKTPACSKLRTKTKLRTRVECEEAASSKTTVFNGLLNKYTKLKKPAKVQTTVKIKTTACTKSKAPTESKTPVESEEADRLKTTNFNRMLKKPAKMRETVRLKTPMCTSLRAPTKSRTPVGSEEASRLKKSSKLANQNKLQKAKSKLEESVELKTNAKSKQICSALGCSHPRVKFGCTFYSFPKNKKLARKWMTAAKCDVAENKITGTKLITGNHLRLCNCHFEKQPTPTNKVVPTIFFNVAPSFETETISNSAPHQGRKLKKKSLDQVQDEQPAKKSCSQENDFWKHYHQLMEDSSSYKKACDSLKLLSLQNVKDSDSVFEMYTGLPNYAIFKLLHDYLKLDVEKVKPEPFHIVEDVEDAEMNSQQPLTSEEELFLFLVGSRTGNSASDLSVRFGVSEETYRFTFASWAVFVSTKLEDFYETEAAKGGDTFVAVDFTALFSDSPSVLRVKDQNSSRSELRKLTFLCLNDKGAVTGVLTMPDDQAVVKISPNKYLDFTKVHNRFNNPTRVPRMSERNECATSSNDIDRTIDRIKQFTYLRKQVDPTQLDIFEHVFKACAYLTNFQSAFRMTGTLIE from the exons ATGGGAAAAACTAAAAAATCAAAGACATCCATCACCCCTCCAGCAGGGACCGATCAATCTACTTTGAAGAAACATGGAAAGTCAACAACACATATCAAATCACTTAAAGCTGCCACTTTGAAGACACCTTCGTCGGTTAAGCCGGTAAAAACTATTGAGTCATTGATGTCAAACGGCCAAGAGAAATCTGCAAAAAAATGTACGCGTATCACTTTCAAGTTTAAGAAACAAGACGGGTTGTTAGcaactgttaaccgaaagggttCAACTAAGAAGTCTGTTACACATGATGAGTTAAAGAGAGTAACCAAGTTCAAGAAATCCACTAATTTAAAGAAGCTAGCAAAGGTGGAAAAAACAGTTAAGTTGAAAACATCATCGTGTACAAAGTTAAGAACAACAACCAAGACAAGAAGGACCCCTGTCGAGTCGGAAGAAATGACCAGGTTGAAAACAATTGCTGTTAAAGGGCTTTTTAAGAAATACACCAATTTAAAGAAACCAACTGTTGTTAACGGGTTGTTAAGGAAATCCACAAATTTAAAGAAGCCAGCCAaggctaaaaaaaatgttaagacGAAGACACTTGCATATTCAAAGTTGAGAACAACAACCAAGTTAAGGACCCCTGTCGAGTCGGAAGAAGCGGCCATATTGAAAACAACTGTTGTAAACGGgttgttaaaaaaatcaacaagtttCAAGAAACGAgccaagaaagaaaaaactgttGGGGTAAAGACACCTTGTGTGTGTATAAATTTAAGACCGCCAACGAAGTCAAGAACGACCTCTGTCGAGTCGGAAGAAGCGGACAGGTTGAAAACAACTGTTAACAGGTTGTTAAGGAAATCCACAAGTTTCAAGAAACAAGCTAAGGTGGAAAAAACTGCTGCGATAAAGACTCCTGCGCGGTCAACGTTAAAAGCACCAACTGAGTTAAGGACCCCTGTCGAGTCGGAAGAAGTGGACAGGTTGAAAACAACAGTTGTTAACGGCTTGTTCAGGAAATCCACCAATTTTAAGAAACAAGCTAAGGTGGGAAAAGCTGTTCCAATAAAGACACCTGTGTGTACAAAGTCAAAAGCACCAACCGAGTTTAGGACCCCTGTCGAGTCAGAAGAAGCTGCCAGGTTGAAAACAACTGTTGTTAACGGGTTGTTAAAGAAATCCTCAAGTTTCAAGAAACCAgccaagaagaaaaaacttgttGGGGTAAAGACACCTGGTGCGTGTACAAATTTAAGACCACCAACCGAGTCAAGATGGACCTCTGTCGAGTCGGAAGAAGTGGCCAGGTCGGAAACAACTGTTGTTAACAGGTTGTCAAGGAAGTCCACAAGTTTCAAGAAACAGGCCAAGGTGCAAAAAAATGTTAAGATAAAGACACCTGCATGTTCAAAGTTAAGAACAAAAACCAAGTTAAGGACCCGGGTCGAGTGTGAAGAAGCTGCCAGTTCGAAAACAACTGTTTTTAACGGGTTGTTAAACAAATACACTAAGTTAAAGAAACCAGCCAAGGTGCAAACAACTGTTAAGATAAAGACAACTGCATGTACAAAGTCAAAAGCACCAACCGAGTCAAAAACCCCTGTCGAGTCAGAAGAAGCTGACAGGTTGAAAACAACCAATTTTAACAGAATGTTGAAGAAACCAGCCAAGATGCGAGAAACAGTTAGGTTGAAGACACCTATGTGTACATCGTTAAGAGCACCAACCAAGTCAAGGACCCCTGTCGGTTCAGAAGAAGCCAGCAGGTTGAAAAAATCCTCCAAGTTGGCTAATCAGAACAAGCTGCAGAAAGCCAAGTCGAAGTTAGAAGAATCTGTTGAGTTGAAGACAAACGCGAAGTCAAAACAGATATGTTCAGCACTTGGATGTTCGCATCCCAGGGTTAAGTTCGGTTGCACTTTCTACTCGTTTCCAAAAAACAAGAAGCTGGCGAGAAAGTGGATGACAGCAGCAAAATGTGATGTCGCAGAAAACAAGATAACAGGGACAAAACTGATCACAGGCAACCATCTAAGACTCTGTAAttgtcattttgagaaacagccaACTCCCACGAACAAGGTTGTTCCAACGATATTCTTCAATGTTGCACCAAGTTTTGAAACTGAGACCATTTCTAACAGTGCACCACACCAAGGGAGAAAACTCAAGAAAAAG AGTCTGGATCAAGTTCAAGATGAGCAACCAGCGAAGAAAAGTTGCTCTCAGGAGAACGATTTTTGGAAGCACTATCATCAATTGATGGAGGACTCATCATCTTACAAAAAAGCTTGTGATTCCCTGAAGCTGCTTAGCCTCCAAAATGTCAAAGACAGTGACAGTGTGTTTGAAATGTACACAGGTCTTCCGAATTATGCGATCTTTAAACTTCTCCATGACTATTTGAAACTCGATGTAGAGAAGGTCAAACCCGAACCTTTCCACATCGTCGAAGATGTCGAAGATGCAGAGATGAACTCCCAGCAACCTTTGACATCAGAGGAGGAGTTGTTCTTGTTTCTTGTTGGGTCGAGGACGGGAAATTCCGCGAGCGATCTGTCTGTGCGATTCGGTGTCAGTGAGGAGACGTACAGATTCACCTTTGCATCATGGGCTGTCTTTGTGAGCACCAAGCTGGAAGACTTTTACGAAACAGAAGCAGCCAAAGGCGGAGATACATTTGTAGCGGTTGATTTTACAGCTCTCTTTTCTGACTCTCCCAGTGTGCTTCGCGTTAAAGATCAAAACTCGTCTCGATCTGAGCTCCGTAAGTTGACTTTCCTCTGTTTAAACGACAAGGGAGCAGTGACAGGTGTGCTAACCATGCCAGATGATCAAGCAGTAGTGAAGATTTCACCAAACAAGTACTTGGACTTCACTAAGGTTCACAACCGATTTAACAATCCAACCAGGGTGCCTAGAATGTCTGAAAGGAACGAATGTGCGACTTCCTCAAATGACATTGACAGAACAATAGATAGAATAAAACAGTTTACTTATCTCCGAAAGCAGGTAGACCCGACGCAATTAGACATTTTTGAGCATGTGTTTAAGGCTTGTGCTTACCTTACTAACTTCCAGAGTGCCTTCCGTATGACTGGTACGCTGATAGAGTAG